In the genome of Neodiprion fabricii isolate iyNeoFabr1 chromosome 4, iyNeoFabr1.1, whole genome shotgun sequence, the window GAGTGTTAAGGAATACAGTATAAAGCAGTAGGTGTAAGAACTGGTTCTACGAATCTTGTAAAATTCTCTTTCAGGTTAAAACACATAAAGGGAATATCTCCAACAGTTGGTTAGTAAAAAAACCTAATATTCACCTATCTTAGGGGTCAAGTATTAGAAACTGACAAGGGTAGAGCATAtggtcaaatttttacaactggGCCCTGAAGCAATAAACTCAGATGAATGAATATAAGTATTTCATCAACTGGAGGATGTTGGAAAGGTTCAGGTACTAGGTATTATATTTCCCTGAGCTTCTGCGGTGATACTTTGCAAGAACTAAGAGACTAGGCAGTGGCAAGAGCAGTGAAGCAATAAACGAACTTAAGAAGGATGACACACAGACATCGTGTAATCATTTactttctcggaaatttcGTAGATTCTTGCTCCttcaagaaataaataagGGTAACTCAGTTGAGAAACATGATATCCTATATTTACCGGTACCATATGTCCAGGGGCTAAACCTGGTGGTGGAAATCTTGGTTGCTGGGCTGGTGGCACTTGGGCCGGCGGCGCCTGTGCTGGTGGTGGACCCGGTCGACGAGCCCATGCACCTTGCGGCGCCGGTAGTGGAGCCCTATGCTCTCCAAATCCTGCATCCTCTAACTGACGTGCCCGACCTCTGGCACGGCCTCTTGCTCTTCCTTTCCCTTGTTCCGCCATTGATCTTACTCTGTAAAATGATACTAGAATTAGACAGAGCGACCatgaaagtgagaaaatttgtCTATCTAAGCATTCAAATTTATGTACCCAGTTGTCAATCACATGTAGAATTAGAAACCAATGAGTTCACTATATGGTCGTATCCGCGATATTTGAGGACAGCGCGTTGGTAAAAttagggggaaaaaaaatcgagttcTGAGCTCGAGCGGCATAAGTTTGAAATAGTAACGGTATTGGCCGGCGTAACGCGTAGCAAGCACATTCTTCGTCAAGCATGTTATTCCCTCGTGACTATGAGAAACAGCTTTCCTCTGGTATTTCTAGTAAAATGGCGAGAACATAACTCAACCCTGACAAGATACAAGTTATATAACAAGCACCAAAGGCATCGATGCCCAATATCGTTGGCGTGCAAGCGTTTACAAATTTGGGCAGGCTATGTAATAATATCCGCGCATGCTGTCGCGTTCATTGCGTGCaaaatttgcaattattgTCAACATATTTACCTATTTTATGCTATTGGTAGATGGCCCAGTAGGGAGGGAAATGTAACACGTAGGTAAactatttaatataattttacaaacgTGTATTATTGAACAGAAGATGGCTATGTTGAAACTTGTACAATCTGCTTTATTCGCGTCGGCGTCAAACAAGCTTGTGCAAGCAAATTTTAACTGCACCACAAAGAGTATGTTGTGATAGAGGGGCGGGATTTACTCCGTTCGGCAATTTGATCAATTGTGCTAAATTTTTCGCCTACAGGAGGTGCATCGGACTACAGTCATAATCTATGACTATGGTAGCACAAAAATAAGCTTTTCACGAACGAACACAGAAGCAGCGCCATGTCTTCatgattcaaaaattgaattatgtAAAATGATAATCGAGATACCAAGATAAGTTTCCACAATATAATCACTTTAGTTATGTTATTAACCCTGTAACTCGTCATAAGTGATATAAAGTAAAGATTGAATTAATTTGCTTTATGCCAATTACAGggtagaaaaattcagaattgaTGAGCCGCGTAGACTTAAAATCTTTGGGATCGATGAATTATCGGAGACTCACTTTGATCTATCTCTAGACGATGTGTGAtctcgtgaattttttcgtgaTATTTCTCTAGATCTTCTAGAAGATCTGGAACGATCTTTTCCTTTGTCGTGCATCACTATGTGTGCACAGGATTTCATTTTGTGAATGTTATTTAAAACAAATCTAAATTTAATCACGTCGACTGAAGGCGTTACTGAAGGAGTGAAGATCATAACaaataaaatcgaacaaaCGACATTCAAACGAGGCATTCATTTACCAGCCGTGGATTAGGGGGCGCTCTTTTATCCGTTCAATTCAACCGTTTTTACGTCATGCGTTTGGTCGACAGTCCTTCTTGCCAAGGTTCGTGGCTGagacgtaaaaaaattgaaatcataaCCTCAAAGAAGCGTCATTTCGAGTTCTTTTTGACGAGCATTAAATAATAACAGCATTGCGCGTTATTTATGGAAATAATAGAGCCGAGATTGCAAGGCTTGCGAAGTGTCAGTTTTCGAAGTCTGGTTTTTGTCGAGCTGTTTTTAGGGATTGTATGCAAAGAGGAAGAGCAGGCGGATCTTTGTAAACAAATATCTCTGAGAGtgagtgattgaaaaattctcaattaCTCAACGATCTTGTTGGCAGTTTCTTTTCATTGAATTCAAAAAACGCATTGTTCGTCACCTGGATCTCGACATGTTTCGATCCATGTTCAATCCGATATGCGTCTATGATTATTAATTAGCTTGAGAATATCGAAGAATGAGTGAAACTGCTGTTACCAACGAAATGGTCGAACTAAATGGAGGGTCAGCGCAACCTGCCCTCAATGGAGAAGCTGAGAACAGTGAGTACCATCTGTAATAACACAGCGCTTTGAAAAATACCAGCCACCTGTGAATATTGAATTTCCGTACTACCAACATCTGACTTCACATTGTTCATGATTTTTTATCCTTCTTCTTCACAGACAAATCACCTGGAACTGTAGAAGACAAAGTCCCTGACTCTGGTGTAGATAGCGACCAAAAAAAAGGCCAAACTGCCGTCGTCGCCAGTAGCGGCACAGCTTCTGTTAGTAGGGgtaaaaaacggaaaaaggCTCCTCGTGATGCAACGGCACCCAAACAGCCACTGACTGGATATTTTCGGTGAGAATCTTTGACTTGCGCTGCCTACTCAGTTGTCTTTAGAAAGTCGGGACACATTTCTTCTGGTTGCTACGCAATAACTACTCAAACAATCTGTTGGCAAAGTTCAGTCGAAGATgcttttacttatttttgaaTGGTGCCAAATTCTTTCTGTATCCTTCAGATTCTTGAACGATCGGCGAGAAAAGGTGAGGACTGAGAATCCCTCCATACCATTTCCCGAGATTACTAAGATGCTAGCTGCGGAGTGGAGTTCACTACCGGTAGATCAGAAACAGGTGAGTTTTGAGAACCAAAAGTTGAACCTTGTTGACAACATTATTTTACAGCTAATTTCTGCAGCTTCCAGACTCTGAGGAAGATcattttttttgaacattcaTTCTGTGGTTGTTATAGCAATATCTAGATGCTGCTGAGCAGGACAAGGAACGTTACAACCGGGAGATCACTGACTACAAGCAAACTGAAGCATATCGTTTGTTTAGTGAAAAACAGAACAACGAGAAGCTcagtgagaataaaaaagagagaaacggaACGGAACCAACCTTGGAACAAAATGTACGTATCATGCAGCACTGTCGTTAATTCAGTCTTTTTGAAATGacttaatattcttttttagGAAGTACAGCAAGAGAAGGATCACGATTTCTCTGGATTtgatattccaatttttacaGAAGAATTTTTGGATCATAACAAAGGTAATATCTCGAACATTTCagcatatatttattacattatccTAATGCAAGACAATCCtcatatcaattattttccctCAGCTTGCGAAGCTGAGTTGCGCCAGCTACGAAAAGCCACCTCCGATTATGAGGCTCAAAACGCAGTCCTTCAGCGCCATGTAGACAGTTTGCACGCTGCTGTCAATAGATTAGAGTCCGAAACAAGCCAGCAGCGTGCGACTAATCAATCGCTTCAGCGTCATCTCGACTCGCTACGATCCCAATTAGCAGGGAGCTTTGCTACTATACCTTTACAAGGTAGTTTGATCCTAAAAAGAGATTATACAAACCATTGTGGCACCTCTTTCAGAACCTAATACTCCTGTACTGTAACCTTATCTATTTTCCCCATTGTTAGGCACTCACGACGGCGCTACCTTGCAGAATATCGACGGATACGTCGAGAGACTAGAATCTCTACTTAGCAGTAACGTAGATCCTGGACTGCGAAATACCGTTCGTGCCGCGGTATCACGCCTGGAGTTGATTGGATGACGGTCACCCCCTGTAACGACAACAGCAACGATCCCAATTACTACAAACTCTATAACGACCTTGAAACATCATCGCTCGCGTCATTCCCATCGAAAATGAGTTTATTGATGGAACTGAACCAAGTTGAACTCTATCAGTTtagtaaaaatgataaaaatcttCCTATTCCTTGTTGAGTTGGAAGAAACGGAACTTCTGAGTAAAAGAATCGAGTCATGTAACCACTGTGGTAACGAGACACAGAGATACtgggtgaaaataaatctaaATCATGAGAAGGACGTTCGACCACTTTATAAAAGAAGTGTGAGTAAACGCCCTATGTTGTATATAGCACTGCGAAAGTTCGCAATGATCATGTATTTGAATCGATAGCTTTAGATTAGCTCTTAAACGTACGTGTAAAGTGTAATTTAATTACTTGAGTTATGTAGAAGtgagggagaagaaaaagttaTCTCTGAAACATTCAATTATTActagtatttttattttgtttttttgtcttcaatttaattaaactTTCAGCTACGCAGCTCATTGTGGTTCAATTCCTTGGTTCCCTTGAGGATTAAGTgtcgtattatttttaactgCAGTAATTACACGAAGCTGATTAACAAAATGGCTATagattttattcaatcttACTTCGAATGATTGTATTATTCCATTTTGGTTTTCATAAATTGGCACGAAAAGGTTTTACTTTGAGAGTTATTATGGAATGTAAACTGCCAGAGATTTACAGAGTCTTGAGTATGATTTTGAGCTTAATCATTGTTAATCAaatgtgcaaatcattaatatTGGTaggattaataataattattataaaaataacaataaaactaCTTCATAGTAACTGAGATTTAATTTCATCATCACTGGTAATCAATAATCAATCTCTTGCATACTATATTCgcttacaattaattatgaAGGTATATATTTCACATTGGATAATCTTATTTACAACGTCACTACTATTGGACAATTATCAATAATGTTACTATGACcaataaaattattgctcATTTATTCTTAATCAAATCAAAATCTTCCACCATCGGTTTTGTCCGTGCTTTTACcctgtttaaaaaaaacctgcaaaaaaaaaatatatatgtatagataaaATCAGGAATTAAGGAAATTCAGTTCCTACTAGATACTACAAGCTTTAAAAACGTTCTAAACAGCCACTTGTCTTACCTCAGATTTGAGACGTGTGGATATCGGTTGGCCTCTAATTCAACGATTGTTCTTTCAATTctcgaataaataaacagcGTGACTTCTGGAATTAAATCACAAACCGAGGcgatgaattcgaaaaaaatatttgaagatGTTGTCATGTACTTTTGCACTGTGTTCATCATGATTAGTTTGATTTCCTCTCTGGAAATacaattgaaatgaataattcactgaataaaaaatatgaatcatCATACGGATTAccttttttttggattttctcTGTAGTATGGATTTGACGCAAGATCGGAAATTAGATCGATTGTTTGCTGCCTATGTGCGTGAAAATCGCGAACTTTCATGTAACACGTGATTACATGAGGAAGACAAACTGATATTATCGTATCAATGATATGAGGTCCGTAAGACGTTCCACCATTTATTAAATTCCTGAAGAGTAACATCACCTGTGCAATGTCAATTTAACGATGAACCATTTATCGATAACTCTGATAATTGAGATTATTCTACACAGTCACAAacacataattttttacagatGATTTCACTCACCAAATAACAGTGTTCATGTGTCACAACATCTCGACAAACTATGAAATTGACGGAGAGTTTGTCCAAAATCAGTCTTAAATAATCGGCATTATTGtcgtgaaaaatgttcaacagtttttcggaaattttgtAACTCCCAGTTTTAAACGTGTCGGTAATCAGCAGCGGTAAATAAGCTTCGAACAGATTTTTTATCAGCGATTGAAGGCCGAGATCACCTCTGACATTCAAGTTTCCAATTCCTAAAATTATCCACGAGAAAATCCTCTTTCCAATATTCATGACGTACGGAGGTTTATCCGGTGGCAACACGAACTTTTTGATCAAAGTTACAAGCATGTTATTTGGCTGAGTCTGTGATGgaagaatgtgaaaaaaaaaaaacgaaatcatTGGTTTCAAtagataaatttgaataaaagacATGAACAATTGTGAACATAACGCACCTTGACATACAAAATTGGCCCGCAATAGAATATTAGAGTTCCGATGCATCGGTAAATCCAGTATGTTAAATCAGACTCCTTGGTTTCTTCCGTGATCAGTTGTGACGCCCATTTGTCTATTTGGGCAAAGTATTCTCTGCACTTCCCGGCAATCCATAAACGCTCCTGTTCTGTCTTTCAAATGGAATATGTAATGTAGAGTTTTATCAATGAGCgtttgttcattttcattttttggctAGTTTAAAAGCTTTGTTTCGATCCACAATACCTGCAAACTTTGATGTCGCTTCATGATCGTTTTGATGAACAGAATAATTGGCTCTTTACTATCTGTAGCAGCAATTAGCTCAGAGGTTGATTGAAATACTTGAGCCATCTCGTCTGTCTCGATCAGGTAAAGAGTTAGATTCTTTAACTCTGTAT includes:
- the LOC124180350 gene encoding high mobility group protein 20A-like, which produces MSETAVTNEMVELNGGSAQPALNGEAENNKSPGTVEDKVPDSGVDSDQKKGQTAVVASSGTASVSRGKKRKKAPRDATAPKQPLTGYFRFLNDRREKVRTENPSIPFPEITKMLAAEWSSLPVDQKQQYLDAAEQDKERYNREITDYKQTEAYRLFSEKQNNEKLSENKKERNGTEPTLEQNEVQQEKDHDFSGFDIPIFTEEFLDHNKACEAELRQLRKATSDYEAQNAVLQRHVDSLHAAVNRLESETSQQRATNQSLQRHLDSLRSQLAGSFATIPLQGTHDGATLQNIDGYVERLESLLSSNVDPGLRNTVRAAVSRLELIG